In Paenibacillus xylanilyticus, the genomic window TATGTCGATTCCCTGCGTGCTTTAAACGAAAAATATCCGAATGTAACATTGAAAGCTTATACGGCGGCAGAGATTGATTTCTTCACTCGCATCAGCGGACTCAGCATTAAGGAAGTGCTGCAGGAACTGCAAAAAGCAGGCCTGAAATCACTGACGGGCGGCGGAGCAGAGATTCTGTCCGATGAGTACCGCAAAAAAATGCGTGTCGACAAAGCAAACGTGGATCGCTACCTTGAGGTACATCGTACCGCTCATAATTTGGGCATGCGTACGCATACTACAATGCTGTATGGATCGATTGAATCTTACGAGGATCGCGTTAACCACATGGCACAAATTCGCGAACTGCAGGATGAAACCAACGGTTTTATGGTATTTATTCCACTTTCCATGCAGCCTAAGAGCAAAAATGCCAGCATTATGCGCCGTAACTCGGCGTACGAGGATCTTAAAACCATTGCGATTAGCCGCCTCATGCTGGATAACATTGACCACATTAAAGCATACTTCATCAATATCGGCCCACAGCTGGCTCAAGTCGCCCTTGGATTCGGTGCTTCGGATGCACACGGCACCATCGTTCGCGAACGGATTAGTCATGCCGCAGGAGCCTTGACGCCTGAAGGCCTCACCCGCAAAGAGCTCATATGGCTGATTAAGGGCGCTGGTCGCATTCCTGTTGAACGCGACACCTTCTACAACGAAATCCAAGTATACGAATAAACCTGCTGCATCGTCTCGATAACCTCTTTCATCCATAACAGGAGAACGACCACTCGAATCGATGCATCAAGTGGGTATAATACCTCTAATTTTAGACTCCACAATTTTCGATATAATAATTACAATAAAACAAAAGGAGCAGCTATGTGAAAGCATAGCTGCTCCACAGGTTACAGCCCCGATCATACGGGACTGATGCAGAAAGGAAGCCGAGTCATGAAAAATTTCGTCATTCTCGGGGGCGGCTATGGCGGCCTCACGATCATCAAGGAACTTCTGGAAGGCAAAATACCGTCAGATACACAAATTGTGTTGGTGGACCGAAGCCCATTTCAGGGATTGAAGACCGAATATTACGCACTCGCAGCAGGTACCGTATCGGACTATGACCTGCGCATCCAATTTCCAGTCCATGAGAAAGTCACTTACCGTTATGGAGAAGTCACTTCGATTGATCTGGAACAGCGTCAGATTGAATTTGAAGGCCAGGATCCTTTGGAGTATGACAAGCTTGTCATCGGACTTGGCTGTACAGACCGTTTCCACAATACTCCGGGAGCTGAAGAATACAGCTGTACCATTCAAAGTTTTAGCAAAACGCGGGAAACCTATCTCCGTCTGAACGAAGTGAAAGCTTACGGACATGTGCATATTGTTGGCGGTGGCTTGAGCGGTGTCGAGATGGCTGCTGAACTGAGAGAGAGCAGACCAGATCTCAACATTAGTATTCTGGACCGTGGTGAGCGCGTATTATCCGCATTCCCGCAGCGGTTGTCCGCTTACGTGCATGAATGGTTTAACGAACATCAGGTAGAGACACGCGGACATGTCGCCATCTCTCGTCTTGAAGGGAACGCTATCTATAACCGGGATGAAGAAATCCTGACGGATGCTGTAGTATGGACTGCCGGCATTCAGCCCGTTAAAGTCGTGCAGGATCTCGACGTTACAAAAGACCCTCAGGGCCGGGTTGTACTGAATGAATATTACCAAATTCCTGAATACACAGATGTTTATGTGGTCGGTGACTGTGCCAGTGTACCTTATGCACCAAGTGGTCAGGCTGCAGAAGTACAGGGTGAACAGATCGCTCATATTCAGCATGCCCTCTGGAAAGGCGAAAAGCCCAACCCGCAGCCGCTCAAGCTCCGCGGCACGCTAGGTGCACTCGGCAAGAAGGCTGGGTTTGGGCTAATGGGCAAAACGTCCATGATGGGACGTGTACCTCGTATCTTGAAAAGCGGCGTGCTCTGGATGTCCAAGCGTCATCTCGGTTAGTCGAGATCCAGCTCATCCCAGGCATCGGCTTCGGCAATTTTGGCCAAAATGGCGTCATATAGATCTTCCACTTTGTCCGTGATGACAACTTCACCGTTGACCAGTGCAAAAGGAGTCATATAACATTGGCCACAGTTGCTGAGGCAGCCGTATTCTATCACGTCATAGTCTGGATTCTCTTCGAGTTGCTCCATGACTTCATCTGTGCCAAAATGCATATTGTTGGCACAAAATTCAATAATCGGTCTCATGTAGGTTCACCTGCTTTGTTTGACCATTTTAATTTACGGCCAATTGTAATATAATATATAGAGGAAAGGAGTTGAAAAATATGAGCGAAAACGCACAAAGCACCATGTATGATGAGGTATCTGACGTGCTTGACAAACTTCGTCCGTTCCTGCAACGCGATGGCGGTGACGTGGAACTGGTCGACGTGGAGGACGGCATCGTTAAGCTGAAACTGGTCGGTGCCTGCGGCAGCTGCCCAAGCTCCACCATTACCTTAAAAGCCGGGATTGAACGCGCCCTTCTTGAAGAAGTTGACGGTGTCGAAGAAGTCGTACAAGTATTCTAATCAATCCTTCACGAAATAAACCTCAAGAGCCTTTCGCTTCAATCGAAGCGGAGGGCTCTTTTTTTGTGCGTTTCTCTAATGTCCCTCTTCACGCTGGATGGTTGGACGTATAGGATCGAGCCCGCCCGAAACATCCATAATGTTGCCTGTAATAAAATCGGAGTGATCCAGGCACAAATACGTAATCACCCGAGCAATATCTTCACCGCTCCCAGGACGGCCTCTCGGCGTCTCCTGATCGGTTATGCCAGCTAATTCATCAATCGTTTTTTCCTTATTGGCCCCCCGGATATCACCGGGACACACCATATTCACCGTAATGCCGTAAGGAGCCTCCTCCACAGCAAGCGTCTTCGTAAAGGATACCAGACCTACCTTCGCAGCAGCGTAAACTGCACGATGAGGCCAGGATCGTGCCTCTCCCGCATGACTGAAACCAAAATGAATAATTCGGCCCCACTTTTTGCGTCGCATCTCCGGAAGCACGCGTTGGTCGAGAAGCATGGGGCCCAGCAGGTTCCCC contains:
- the mqnE gene encoding aminofutalosine synthase MqnE, which encodes MSTLVTPFTDKRMAEIVEKVQNGVRLSVEDGVYLYQTDDLLTLGQLANEANLRKNGKKVYFIENMSLYFTNVCEAHCAFCNFRKDQGEEGSYTLSGEEMIEYVEQHIHPGVREFHIVGGHNNHVPFQYYVDSLRALNEKYPNVTLKAYTAAEIDFFTRISGLSIKEVLQELQKAGLKSLTGGGAEILSDEYRKKMRVDKANVDRYLEVHRTAHNLGMRTHTTMLYGSIESYEDRVNHMAQIRELQDETNGFMVFIPLSMQPKSKNASIMRRNSAYEDLKTIAISRLMLDNIDHIKAYFINIGPQLAQVALGFGASDAHGTIVRERISHAAGALTPEGLTRKELIWLIKGAGRIPVERDTFYNEIQVYE
- a CDS encoding NAD(P)/FAD-dependent oxidoreductase is translated as MKNFVILGGGYGGLTIIKELLEGKIPSDTQIVLVDRSPFQGLKTEYYALAAGTVSDYDLRIQFPVHEKVTYRYGEVTSIDLEQRQIEFEGQDPLEYDKLVIGLGCTDRFHNTPGAEEYSCTIQSFSKTRETYLRLNEVKAYGHVHIVGGGLSGVEMAAELRESRPDLNISILDRGERVLSAFPQRLSAYVHEWFNEHQVETRGHVAISRLEGNAIYNRDEEILTDAVVWTAGIQPVKVVQDLDVTKDPQGRVVLNEYYQIPEYTDVYVVGDCASVPYAPSGQAAEVQGEQIAHIQHALWKGEKPNPQPLKLRGTLGALGKKAGFGLMGKTSMMGRVPRILKSGVLWMSKRHLG
- a CDS encoding YuzB family protein, producing the protein MRPIIEFCANNMHFGTDEVMEQLEENPDYDVIEYGCLSNCGQCYMTPFALVNGEVVITDKVEDLYDAILAKIAEADAWDELDLD
- a CDS encoding NifU family protein codes for the protein MSENAQSTMYDEVSDVLDKLRPFLQRDGGDVELVDVEDGIVKLKLVGACGSCPSSTITLKAGIERALLEEVDGVEEVVQVF
- a CDS encoding SDR family oxidoreductase; this encodes MKGKIALITGSAKGLGKMTALRLADQGCHIALNYVHSRIEAEALQAQITAKGVQCIAIQADISKTEDIAKLVEQVEVELGSIDILVNNAGPFVRERRLFADYTEAEIQMLVQGNLLGPMLLDQRVLPEMRRKKWGRIIHFGFSHAGEARSWPHRAVYAAAKVGLVSFTKTLAVEEAPYGITVNMVCPGDIRGANKEKTIDELAGITDQETPRGRPGSGEDIARVITYLCLDHSDFITGNIMDVSGGLDPIRPTIQREEGH